In Psychrobacter sp. P11G3, a single genomic region encodes these proteins:
- a CDS encoding helix-turn-helix domain-containing protein, which translates to MRPLVLETPTKQLSKHLQAYQPANFDEFVGNISLLMPLFDTMKNVVFFVKDDQACYRLVSKTLIKRSGLKNKKALIGLTTEQVFLKSQGKDYLNQDLRVLKEGREIIDKLELHSYASGQLGWCITQKIPVYDVENHIVAMVGISVDIDEDNERILRKHARLASVDQYVRDNLDQKINIGQLAKLANLSQSQLERTFKAVLNMSPIQFVQKMRLEHAIRLLANYKLTVTQVSLNCGYGDHSAFSRQFKQFTGMSPVNFRKIHFKEL; encoded by the coding sequence ATGCGGCCGTTAGTATTAGAAACACCTACAAAACAACTGTCAAAACACCTACAGGCTTATCAACCAGCCAATTTTGATGAGTTTGTTGGCAATATATCATTATTGATGCCTTTGTTTGATACTATGAAAAATGTGGTGTTCTTTGTTAAAGATGACCAAGCATGCTATCGATTAGTCAGTAAAACGCTCATTAAACGTAGCGGGCTCAAAAACAAAAAAGCACTAATAGGACTGACTACAGAGCAAGTGTTTTTGAAGTCTCAAGGCAAGGATTATCTCAATCAGGATCTGAGAGTATTAAAGGAAGGCAGGGAGATTATTGATAAACTAGAACTTCATAGTTATGCATCAGGACAGCTGGGATGGTGTATCACGCAAAAAATCCCCGTCTATGATGTAGAAAATCATATTGTAGCAATGGTAGGTATATCAGTAGATATTGATGAAGATAACGAGCGGATATTACGCAAACACGCTCGATTGGCAAGCGTAGATCAATACGTACGAGACAATCTTGATCAAAAAATTAATATTGGTCAATTGGCGAAATTGGCAAATCTTAGTCAATCGCAATTGGAGCGTACCTTCAAAGCAGTGCTCAATATGTCACCCATTCAGTTTGTACAAAAAATGCGCTTAGAGCATGCCATTCGACTATTAGCGAATTATAAGCTAACAGTAACTCAAGTCTCCTTAAACTGTGGATACGGTGATCATAGTGCCTTTAGTCGACAGTTTAAGCAGTTTACTGGCATGTCTCCTGTGAACTTCCGTAAAATACATTTCAAAGAGCTATAA
- a CDS encoding proline racemase family protein — protein sequence MFDTLFTLKIIDSHTGGEPTRMVYEGFPELSGQSIQEKLQDFKQNFDHLRQSIILEPRGNDVLVGALLCPPSDPRATAGVIFFNNHGYLGMCGHGTIGVIASLAYQQKITAGDHYLETSVGLVKATLHDDGSCSVQNVPSYRYQKQVEVQVPDIGPIYGDIAWGGNWFFLVNDHKQAIDASNVKALTQFSIQIKEALHKSGIMGANNGEIDHIELFGKSDLAGTNSKNFVLCPGSAYDRSPCGTGTSAKLACLAADNVLAPGETWYQQSIIGSVFSASYQPIDVLSNHSPLHNHPINTIIPTIRGYAYVCAETSLIVQDSDPFKWGISL from the coding sequence ATGTTTGATACGCTTTTCACTCTTAAAATTATTGATTCGCATACTGGCGGTGAACCTACTCGTATGGTGTATGAAGGATTTCCTGAGCTTAGTGGGCAATCTATTCAAGAAAAACTTCAAGACTTCAAACAGAATTTCGATCATTTACGTCAAAGTATTATCCTAGAACCCCGTGGTAATGACGTGCTTGTCGGAGCGCTTTTGTGCCCGCCTTCCGATCCTCGTGCCACGGCTGGCGTAATCTTCTTTAATAATCATGGCTATTTAGGTATGTGTGGCCATGGCACTATCGGCGTTATTGCATCTCTAGCTTATCAACAAAAAATAACCGCTGGTGATCACTATCTAGAAACAAGCGTAGGCCTAGTTAAAGCAACCTTGCATGATGATGGTAGTTGTAGCGTCCAGAATGTCCCCTCTTATCGCTACCAAAAACAGGTAGAAGTTCAAGTACCTGATATCGGTCCTATCTATGGAGATATCGCTTGGGGTGGTAATTGGTTTTTCTTAGTCAACGATCATAAGCAAGCTATTGACGCCAGTAATGTTAAGGCGCTTACTCAATTTAGCATACAGATTAAGGAAGCACTTCATAAGTCTGGAATTATGGGTGCTAACAATGGCGAAATTGATCATATAGAACTGTTTGGCAAGAGCGATCTCGCCGGCACTAACAGCAAAAACTTCGTATTATGCCCTGGATCTGCCTACGATCGCTCTCCTTGTGGTACTGGAACCAGTGCCAAATTGGCTTGCTTAGCCGCAGACAATGTACTCGCACCTGGTGAGACTTGGTATCAACAAAGCATCATTGGCAGTGTCTTTAGTGCCAGCTATCAGCCTATTGATGTACTTAGTAATCATAGCCCTCTTCATAACCACCCTATCAATACTATTATCCCCACGATCCGAGGGTACGCCTACGTATGTGCAGAAACCTCTCTCATCGTTCAAGACAGCGATCCGTTCAAATGGGGTATTTCTTTATAA